The genome window CAAAAATTTATTCACTCTTAGCAAACAAGAACATCACATAACGCACGAGAACCCATAAAACTATAACAAGTGCTATAACTGTCTGAATCTCGTATAATATCCCCTGCCATGAAAGACTCGTAAAATTTGCTGATAACTTCACGGCCAATGCGCTAATTACTAATGGGAATGTGAAGGCAGAATGACTCGGAATAAATTTAAAGCTGAAAGTTTTCAATAAATAAATCATTCCTACAGCCCAGAAAAAAATCGAGCAGGCTAATAACGCATAAACGAGCCATGAAATTTTTTCAGGAAATGATACCATATAGCCAGCCAGTAATAACGAGGCAGGAGCAGCAAATATTACAGTTGTAGGCTGTGCAGGTGCGGGAATTTCTCCGACTAGAAAGACTCTTTTGCAGACGACAATTAATAATAATATATAAGTTATTAACCCGAACCAGAAAGCATATTGACCGATGTCTAAATTTCCAGTTACAGGAGCTGACACGCTGGCGACTGCAATTCCTACATATACTATGAACCATGAAGGGAAGACTTTTTTTATCGCAAAATTTCTCACGACAAATTTAAACGTGAACCAGATTATTAATAGCACATGAAAGATTACTCCGGCGTACCAGATTATATTTGCACATTCTGGGCTATAGGGCTTAATATATCCTGCTAATAACATAGTCGCCATTGTGAAAGTCGGAAATACACTCGCAGCAACGGGATTATCAAGCGGTTCAGATAGTTTTGTGTTCAGACATAAAATTTTCAGCAAGTAAGGCACATATAAAATAAACGCAATCAAGCCTAACACATGCCGGGCTTCTGTGCTGTATGACTGAATCAAATTCCCTAAAGCAAATAAACCGAGTATTAATCCAGCTATAGGAATGGGATAACGTTTCAAGAATGACATTATAAATTCATACCTCCTAACAAAATTTCATGCGGGCGGGATTGCCTGATTCACCGTCAAAAAATTTTAATATTTTCACGTCGAGCGAATTAATTAATCCCGTGATTCTTTCTTTATCTGACTCGTTGTAATAAAGCACGCTTACCCCGCAGCATTTATCGGCCTCTCTAGGTGTCGGAGCGAACGTGCATTTAATCCCGTCTGACTTCATTGAGTCATATAATTTCTGAGCGTTCGTTACATCAGGGAATAATATATAATGCAGCAATTTATTAGTTCCCTAACATCTCAAGAAATGCCCCGATTCGAGTCTTTAACTGTTCTGCGTCCTGATCAGTGTAATCTGTCTCAATGCCTAAAACTGGAATCCCCGCATTCTTTAATTCGCGCTCAACAAAGAATCCTTCAGTGTCATAGATATTGCAGAACTTGAGATTTAAATCTATAACTCCATCGGCCTTATACTCTTTAACAAGTCTCTTAATATCGTCAATGCGTTCAAAATTAGGAGTGAAGCAAGCGCAGTGAATCGCTCCCATGTATCTATCAGTCAAATTCTTAATCATTTCGTCAATAGTTGCGCCGGACTCGTCTACGCATTTCTCGTAATATCTGACTCCAGTGCATAACTCTTCACAGACTACAGCCCCGCCGAGACTCTCGACAATGTGATGAATCTTCCAATTTGGAATCGATAAAGGCGTGCCGGTGATTAAGATTCTTTTTGCGCCCTTAGGAAATACTGAGACATGATTTTTTGCGCGCTCGTCTAACTCATCGCATAATTTATTAATCATTCCGGTAATTCTCGCAGGGTCGTCGTAAAATGCTATTTGCGTGATTAATAATACGTCCTTCCCGCTGATGGGTATATCGTCAAGTTTTCTGAAATTTGCGAGTCGTTGCAGTGCCTTGCGCTTGTTATTCAATAAAATAATTGCCTCGCGTAATTTCGCCGGAGTTACTTTATTCCCCGTCAACTCTTCACACTTTGCAAGATAGCCTTTAATCTCTTCTGCCCAGTGCTCATAATCTTTAGGGCGTTTCATTTGCGGAATGTCCATTATATACATCGGGGCATCTTCTGCTAAGATCTCCCATGCTTTCTTTTTGCCGTCGCATGTGTTCTCGCCGATAAACAAATCAGCAAGTCTGAAAAATGGGCAGGTCCTGTCAAATCTCGCGCCTAAACTAGCTTTTATTAACGGGCATGTCGCAGCAGGTAATTTTTTCTCCCCGCCCGGCACCCAGAATTGAGAGCCTGAACATAAACCCGTAGCAATCGCTCCCGCAGCAATGGGAATCTCATCAGGGACATGAATGCAGAATGTGCCGACAACTTTACCGCCGTTTTTCTTGTGTTCGAGTAATTCAGCCGGCCTGATTCCGTGAATCTCAGCAACTACCATATTAAAATAGTCCATTCCCTCCGGCCTGTTTTGCTGCGATAAGAATACATCACCGAATGCCCCCGGTAAAGCCTCACACAGTAAATCATGAGTCTTTACGTCCATTCCTAAATCCTGCCACATTTGATGATAATCTGCCATTGTAAAACCTCCCTCAAAGTTTATAGCTTATAATTTCTCCGTGATATAACTGGCAATCTTTGAACACGTAATTATATTTGTGATTATTCAAGCAAAAATCTTCGATAATTCTATAATTCTTGCCTGCAAAAATTTTGTCGATCTGCCTATAAATCCCCGCTCCATTCTGAACATAAACAGGGCAGTAATTTATTTGCTCGTCATGAAAATTTGTAGAGCCTGCTATTTCCTGCAAAATATTTAATTGCTCGTCAAGTTCTAAAAATTTTATGTAGTACTCGATAATATAAGCCTGAAGCCCCGTTAAATCCGAGTAAAATTTCAGCTTGTGAAGTAAATCACTAATTTTGCGAGTCAATTCCTTCACGTCCCGCAATTTCCTGAATCCGTAAATATTATTTATTTCAGCAATTAAATTATCTTCTTGGCCGGATTCATAAATAAACACGTTTTTATTTAGCGCGCTTATTTCACGAGTCATTATCTCGCAAAAATTTTCACAGACTATTAATTTACTGCTATGAATCAACGGGCATTTATCGGTCTTAGCATATGTTATTGTCGCATTAACTAAATCACACAAATTTTTATCCTGCGAATAATTTAATATTTCCGAGTCAATCCCATAAACAGGAATCGCATATAAACCGCGCGAGTAAAATATTTCAACGGGAATTCTTGAGCCTATATAGCCTATTACATCATCACGCAAAACCGCTTTAACATAAGCCTCACGCCGTAAATTTTCGAGTTCGTCAAAAATTTTCATGTCTCAACCCAGCAAGGCCGCCCCTATAGCACCTGCAAATCTTGAATCGGGGCATGTTTTCACTTCAGCATTTAAGACTTCAGCAAGTTTTTTAACGAGTAAATCAGCCTCACAAAATCCGCCCGTCAAGAAATATTTTTTCTCCCCGTTTACTTTACGGCCTGCCAATATAGCGACTTTTGCAGCAACTGAACTTATAGCACCGCAAGCAATATTTTCACGGGGTGTGCCTAATCCCATGAGACTCACTATTTCGCTTTCTGCAAAAACTGTACACATTGACGAAATTTTTACTTCTTGGCCGTGTTCAGCGAGTGAAAAGAATTCAGGAAGAGTCAAGCCCATTCTGTTAGACATGACTTCTAAAAATTTGCCAGTCCCCGCCGAACATTTATCATTCATGACGAAATCAACGACCCGGCCATTTGAGAGCAAAATAATTTTTGTGTCCTGCCCGCCGATGTCTATAACTGTGAGATTTCCGGATTCTTGCGCGAGAAATGCCGCCCCTTTTGCATGACAAGTTATCTCCGTTAAAGTTTTGTCGGCATATGGAACTGAAACACGCCCGTAACCTGTCGCAATGATTCGAGATTCAGAACGGGGAATATTTTGACTCTCAAGCCATGTTAAAAGCTCGTTCGCAGTCTCTTTACTGTTCCAGCCGGTGGGCATCAACTTTTTTGCGATAATATTTTGCTTTGAATCGTCAAGAATAACTGCCTTTGCTGCTGTTGAGCCTATATCTATACCCGCGTAAATCATGCTAGAAAATTAAAGTATTATCCGCTCCAGTTATCATTTCCATAATTTCGAACATGTTAGAAATCGTACCGACTGCAATTTTTTCACTAATATTAAAATGAGTCGTGCAAGTCCCGCAGACTAAAATTTTTGTGCCGGCCTTCTCTAAATCTTTAATGTATTCGCAAGCTGATGACTCCGGCAAAACGAGCTTTACACCTTCATTCATGAAAGCCATTACAGCAGGACGGCGCGATAATTTTGAGATACAGCCGAGAAAAGCCTTCATTAAGACCTCGCCGAGTTCCTTATCATTGCCGCCTAAAACATCATGAGCTACTAGAATCGCTAATAACTCATCACGCTTTGAAATTGCTTCTACTTCACCTGAAGCGACTTTCTTAGCTGTTAATTTGCGCTCATTATTTGACTCACTGCGTGTTAATTTGACCTCGTACCCCTTATTATTAAGCAGTCTTGTAACATTTGAGACGGCTATATCATTATCTACTAAGATTTCAAGTTCATTTGCGCCCTTCTCGATTTCGGCCTTAGTCATAATAACAGGTTCGGGACATAATTTGCCCATTGCGTTAATTTTTTGCATTGTTGTTAGAGTATTTTGCCGTGCTTAAATGGGAGTGCATAAATTTTATTGCGAGTAATTTGACATGTGCGCAAAAAGTAAGTGATTATAATGCATTCCCGTGCATGTAAAAATTTTTCACGTAAAACGCGGCATAATGACTCCTCTTGCGCTCCCTTCTGATTTAGTATTAATAAAATTTTATTTCTTGATTGAAAGATTTTAGCATGAAAGATTTTATAAGGCTATAAATATTATTACTATATTTCAATAATTAAATCCCCCGGCTTTGTTACGAGTCAGGGGACAAATTTTATTAATCTTCGTGATGTTCCATAGGAATTAAATTCATTCCGTGCTTAGCGCGGTAATCATTCAGTGCTGTGTGTATAGCTTCTTCGGCCAAGACTGAGCAGTGCATTTTAATGGGAGGTAAACCGTCAAGAGCTTCTGCCACCGCGTTATTTGTCAAATTCCATGCGTCTTCAATAGTTCGTCCCTTGATCATGTCAGTAGCCATACTTGATGACGCTATTGCACTCGCACAACCGAACGTCTTAAATTTCACGTCTTCAATTATCTGCGTGTCAGGGTTGACCTTCAAATAAATTTTCATGATGTCCCCGCATTTGGGATTTCCTGCCTCGCCGACTCCGTCAGGGTTTGCGATTTCTCCGACATTGTGAGGATTCATAAAGTGATCCATAACTTTTTGACTATAATCTAATGCCATAATTTAAGCCTTCTCTCCTAAAGTTTTTAAGTAATCTTCCCATAACGGCGACATTGCGCGCCTTCTCGATACTATTTCCGGCAAAACTTCAAGCAAGTAATTTATCTGCTCGTCCGTTGTTAATCGCCCGATTGTGAATCTTAATGACCCGTGAGCCATTTCGTGTTTTAATCCCAGTGCTAATAATACATGTGAAGGATCTAAACTCTCAGAACTGCACGCACTACCAGTTGACGCGCTGATCCCCCTTGCGTCCAAATCTAATCATAAAGTCTCGCCTTCTACACCTATAAAGCTGAAATTTATATTATTAGGCAGTCTCTTATTCCCTGTCGCACCGTTTAATTTCGCATGAGGTATTTTTTCGAGAATTCCCGCGATTAATTTATCACGTCTTAATGAATTTATTGCTTTGTCGTCATCTAAACGCGATTTTAAAATTTTCATGGCCTCACCGAATCCGACTATACCCGCAATATTTTCAGTGCTGGCTCTGTGCTTTCTCTCCTGTGCCCCGCCGTGTATAAAATTTTCCGGCCTCATTCCTTTGCGCAAATATAAAGCTCCGACTCCTTTAGGTCCGTACATTTTGTGTGCTGACATTGAAAGCATGTCTATATTCATTTCTTTAACGTCAATATTTAAGTGTGCTGCGGCCTGTACTGCGTCTGTGTGAAAGGGGATTTTATGTTCCCGGCAAATTGCCCCGATTTCTGCGACTGGCTCAATAGTTCCCACTTCATTATTTGCGAACATTATAGATATTAAAGCCGTCTTGTCTGTGATTTCTGACTCGAGTTCGTCAAGATCTATCATGCCTTCTGAATCTACATTTAAATATGTAACTTCAACACCGTGAAATTTATTCAAGTATTCGGCAGTATGTAGAATCGCGTGATGTTCGATTTTAGTCGTGATTAAGTGATTTTTGCCGAGTTTAACAGCTTTCTCAAGTGTTCCCTTAAGTGCCCAGTTATCCGCTTCAGTTCCTGAACCTGTAAAAAATATTTCTGAAGGGTCGGCATTAAGTGAGCTTGCTACTTGTTCGCGTGCTTTCTCGATTGCTGCCCGGCTCTTGCGTGAGAATGAATAAACGCTTGAGGGATTCCCAAAATTTTCGCTGAAATATGGCATCATTGCGCTTAATACTTCAGGACTTACAGGAGTCGTAGCTGTGTGATCCATGTAACAAAACATTTATAAATTATTCCTCCTTATTTTTCCTTGATAGTGCTTTATTGTGAATTGCTTCACGTTCTGAATTATTGCAAATTTCCTCGCGCGTTATCTCGTCAAGTGTTGTGCTCATCAAAATATTATCTACTGCGGATTTAACACGCTGCCATAAATTGAACGTCGGACAAGTCAAAACATTTTCGCAGCCCTTCTCCGTCTGACATTCTCCCCAGATTACCGGCTCATTTAAGGCACAAAGAATTTCAGAGATTGTGATTTCGCTTGAATTTTTTGCGAGCTTATAACCTCCCTGCGCTCCCCTGACGCTCTCAAGGAGTCCCCCGCGCCTTAATTTTACAAGTATCTGCTCAAGAAAAGTTACAGGAATATTTTGACACGAAGCAATATCGTTTACACAAATGGGCGACTCGTTTTCTTTAACGCTTAAATATGACATCGCCCGAAGACCATAACGCGCCATTGTTGATAACTTCAATAAATCATCTCTCTTCACAAAACTAAATCGCGCAAAGTATAATATACCCGATTAATTTAATCAAGATTATATGACGCAAAAAAAATTCTCCCGAACTCATATGTCCGAGAGAATGGTTAATTATTTATTTACCGGCCTGCAAAATTTCTACAGTGCATGTCTCACCGTCAGAAGCCTTAAATATTATCTTGCCGCCCCTGTCCTTACCGTCTGTTACTGAGTCTACAGAGATCATGACTTGCTTTTTATTCCTGCCAGTTGCCGAACCGCTCACAGACTCGAGTCCGTTTTCTGTTTTCTTGTTATTGTCGCTCGTAGTCAAGTGAATCCAGCCCGCATTGGCCGTTGCTGTCCAGTCTAATTCAGATAAAAGCTCTACTACTTGAGTATGACCGCTTGCAGGTGTTGCAGTGTAATTAAATTTTGCTTGAGTTACTGCTATATGTGCCGGACGAGGGATTGTATATTCGCTGTTGTTGTTTTTCTCCCACGCGTAATCATAATCTCTGCGTCCCCATTTAGTGTAATACTTGTTAGTATGGCCTTCTGTTGCGCCTTCATTTGTTTTGAAATTTACGTATAATTTCAGCTGCGGATTTTTCTGCCATTCTGCCTTTGTTACAGTTACTACAAATTCGCTGTTAAGTGCAATGCTTGAGCGTCCCGACGTTGGAACATCTTTAAGCCATGTTGCATAGGGTCCGCGCTTCCCGTCTTCAGGCCGTTGGAAATTCCAAACCCAGCTGGCAGTACTTCCGCCCGACCTGCTCGAACATTCATAATCTGTAACTGTATATTCTACTTTACTCTCCCATTTATAGCTCGGCTTGATTGAGATTTCCCCTTTTGCACCGTCCTTAGCACTACCTCCGCCCGTTATTCCGCCGTCAATTTGGAAAGTTTCGCCGTTAGTTTTCTTTGTCTCCTTGTTAAGAGTTCGAGGAGCAGCTTTTGACACAGTACCGACCGGAGTATTACCCGCTCTGAATTGCGCCGAGTACTCAATAATCCAGTTATAGCCTAAAATAGTATCATTCGCTAAAAATTGTAACGCACTAAGTTTATCAGTTCCGAGTCCGTCAAGAATTGCTCCGCCTGCAGTCTCGGAGAGGTGCGCATATTGCTGTGAGGGGTTTGTCTCGCCTGTAACTTTTACTATATAGTAATCTGAACCGTCATTGAAATTATGCACGGGAATAATATTAAATACCATGCTCGTGTCTCGGTGCCATGCTTTATATTCACGGTTATATGTGAAGAAGGTTTCACCTTTAGCTACCCGGCGGGTGAAATAATATTTTCTCGGTGTAACATGCATAATCGGCTTAAACGTATATGAATATCCCGGAAATACTGCGCTGGCACTGTCTGAAATACGTATTTTTTTCGCTGTGCGTATATTATTATCAGATGAGACAAGTTCATTATATGCCTTGAGACTGTCAAGAGCTTCTGCCCACTCTAAGAAATCTTCTGCTGTATCGTCAACATAATTATAATCAATAGGATTCGGATCTGTTGAGAGAATAATATCACCGCTCAAGACTTCATAATCGCCTGAAGTATATATAATTTCTAAGTCCGTGCTGTCAAGTTCTGACTCGGCGGGATTGAGCGTAAATGTCTCGTCGCCCGATGTATAAGTAATTGTCATAATGTCTTGACTGTAAAATAAATCGCTCCCGAAATATTCGTATGTGTCCCATACATCTTCAATGTCATCGGAATTCAGCGGCATAATATCTTCAGAAGGGATTCTAATTGCTACCGAGTAAAAATCTTCAGCTGCTTGTTTTTCCTGCTCGGTTGCATTGTCGGGTAAATACGGCGATAAATCCAAATCAAGAGAGTCCGTTAATTTGTCAATATATTGTGCTTGAATATCGATAAATGCGATTATTGCCCCGTTATTTAATGCGTCATTGAGTCTTGAAATATACGACTCATTATTTAATTCTGCTGAGAAGTCTTCGCCCTCTTGCTTATGCCATAAAAGTATATCGCCTTTCTTGGCCTTGCTTGAGCCCCTGATAAATTCCTGAAGTCTATACACGTCAGAATATGATAAAAGTTTCTCCGCGAGTTCGTTTTTTGTTTCCGGATTATCAGGATTAACAGGTGTAACGTCCGGGCTTTCTGGAGTCGGAGTCGGCTCTGGAGTCGGTTCAGGGGTTATATCATCGATTAGGAAGCTCCCCCCCCCCCGCAGCCTGCTGACATGACAAGAGAGAAAGTGAATAGTGCAGCAATGAGCCATAACAGCCCGATATGTTGTGAAGAATTTTTCCACATGGATTCATACCTCCATAAAATAATTTGCTAATATTTTACAAGTAAAGCTATTTTTTTGCGAGTTATATAATATTGTGATAATCTTTTCTCAAATAAAATCGCATGAATAATAATATAATTTGGAGGACGTAAAAATTTGATATTTAGCAGCATAAAAAAAATTTTAGGACTTGACCCTAACGACCGAGCATTAAAGACTTATAACGGCTTTGTCGATATAATTAACTCATACGCAGATAATATAAAATCTAAATCTGATGACGAACTCAAGGCGCGCGCAAATGAGTTAAAATCTCACGCACTCGACAGCCCCGACGCTTTGAATGATATTTTACCGGAAGTTTTCGCGATTGTCCGTGAAGTCTCACAGCGCACTATAAATTTAAGACATTACGACGTGCAATTAATAGGCGGAATGGCTTTACACGATGGCCGGATTGCTGAAATGAAAACAGGTGAGGGCAAAACTTTAGCGGCTACTCTCGCAGTAGTGTTAAATGCTTTCAAGGGTGAAGGCGTTCACTTAGTTACAGTTAATGACTATCTTGCAAAACGAGACGCGGAATGGATGAGCCCGATTTATAATTTTCTGGGACTCAATGTCGGCGTGATTTATCCGTATATGCCTAATGAAGAGAGACTCGCGGCGTATAAAGCTGATATAACATACGGAACTAACAGCGAATTCGGTTTTGATTATCTGCGCGATAATATGGTCTTGAGACTGGACGAGAAAGTGCAAAGAGGTCATAATTTCTGCATAGTTGACGAGGTTGACTCGATTTTGATAGACGAGGCAAGGACTCCGCTTATAATTTCGGGAGCTTCAGACGATGATACGAGCTTATATGTTAAGGCAGACTCAGCAGCAAGATACTTGAAAGAGGGCCGCGATTTCGAGAAGGACGAGAAGGAACGCAGTATATCAATGACTGAATCAGGTATACAGAATTGCGAGCAGTATTTAAAGATTCCCGGGCTTTTCTCTGAACTTGCGCACTCTGATTTAGCTCATAGAGTAGTACAGGCTTTGAAGGCTCATACTTTATATAAACGAGATATTGATTATGTCGTTAAGGACGGCGAAGTAATAATCGTTGACGAATTCACGGGGCGGCTTATGATAGGCCGGCGGTACTCTGAAGGGCTTCATCAGGCAATCGAGGCAAAAGAAAGAGTCAAAATCGGTCGTGAGAGTCAAACGCTTGCAACTATAACACTTCAGAATTATTTCAGAATGTATCACAAATTAGCAGGAATGACAGGAACAGCAGCCACCGAAGCAGAAGAGTTCAAAGAAATTTACGGCCTTCAGGTTGTTACGATTCCGACTCATAAAAAAATGATTCGCGTGGATTATCCTGATGTAATTTTTGCGACTGAACAGGAAAAATACAGCGCAGTTACTGACGAGGTTGAAGAATGCCATAAACGCGGGCAGCCTGTTTTAGTGGGTACTACTTCAATAGAGAATTCCGAGAGAGTCAGCAAGTTATTAAAGGCTCGCAAGATTCCTCATCACGTTTTGAACGCGAAATATCACGAGCAGGAGGCATTAATTATCGCTCAAGCAGGGCGTGAGGGCGCTGTAACAGTCGCTACAAACATGGCAGGGCGCGGGACTGATATAATGCTGGGCGGGAATCCTCCGGACTTGGCCGAACATGATAGAGTCGTTAAAAACGGAGGACTCGCAATAATAGGCACAGAAAGACACGAGTCAAGGCGTATAGATAATCAATTGCGGGGGCGTTCAGGCCGTCAGGGAGATCCGGGGGCGTCAAGATTTTATTTGTCGTTGGAAGATAATTTGCTGCGTTTATTCGGGTCTGACAGGATTCAGCCTTTAATGG of Synergistaceae bacterium contains these proteins:
- a CDS encoding TDT family transporter: MSFLKRYPIPIAGLILGLFALGNLIQSYSTEARHVLGLIAFILYVPYLLKILCLNTKLSEPLDNPVAASVFPTFTMATMLLAGYIKPYSPECANIIWYAGVIFHVLLIIWFTFKFVVRNFAIKKVFPSWFIVYVGIAVASVSAPVTGNLDIGQYAFWFGLITYILLLIVVCKRVFLVGEIPAPAQPTTVIFAAPASLLLAGYMVSFPEKISWLVYALLACSIFFWAVGMIYLLKTFSFKFIPSHSAFTFPLVISALAVKLSANFTSLSWQGILYEIQTVIALVIVLWVLVRYVMFLFAKSE
- a CDS encoding DUF3343 domain-containing protein; translated protein: MLHYILFPDVTNAQKLYDSMKSDGIKCTFAPTPREADKCCGVSVLYYNESDKERITGLINSLDVKILKFFDGESGNPARMKFC
- a CDS encoding 2-hydroxyacyl-CoA dehydratase; the encoded protein is MADYHQMWQDLGMDVKTHDLLCEALPGAFGDVFLSQQNRPEGMDYFNMVVAEIHGIRPAELLEHKKNGGKVVGTFCIHVPDEIPIAAGAIATGLCSGSQFWVPGGEKKLPAATCPLIKASLGARFDRTCPFFRLADLFIGENTCDGKKKAWEILAEDAPMYIMDIPQMKRPKDYEHWAEEIKGYLAKCEELTGNKVTPAKLREAIILLNNKRKALQRLANFRKLDDIPISGKDVLLITQIAFYDDPARITGMINKLCDELDERAKNHVSVFPKGAKRILITGTPLSIPNWKIHHIVESLGGAVVCEELCTGVRYYEKCVDESGATIDEMIKNLTDRYMGAIHCACFTPNFERIDDIKRLVKEYKADGVIDLNLKFCNIYDTEGFFVERELKNAGIPVLGIETDYTDQDAEQLKTRIGAFLEMLGN
- a CDS encoding CoA activase — encoded protein: MIYAGIDIGSTAAKAVILDDSKQNIIAKKLMPTGWNSKETANELLTWLESQNIPRSESRIIATGYGRVSVPYADKTLTEITCHAKGAAFLAQESGNLTVIDIGGQDTKIILLSNGRVVDFVMNDKCSAGTGKFLEVMSNRMGLTLPEFFSLAEHGQEVKISSMCTVFAESEIVSLMGLGTPRENIACGAISSVAAKVAILAGRKVNGEKKYFLTGGFCEADLLVKKLAEVLNAEVKTCPDSRFAGAIGAALLG
- the yedF gene encoding sulfurtransferase-like selenium metabolism protein YedF, with translation MQKINAMGKLCPEPVIMTKAEIEKGANELEILVDNDIAVSNVTRLLNNKGYEVKLTRSESNNERKLTAKKVASGEVEAISKRDELLAILVAHDVLGGNDKELGEVLMKAFLGCISKLSRRPAVMAFMNEGVKLVLPESSACEYIKDLEKAGTKILVCGTCTTHFNISEKIAVGTISNMFEIMEMITGADNTLIF
- the nifU gene encoding Fe-S cluster assembly scaffold protein NifU translates to MALDYSQKVMDHFMNPHNVGEIANPDGVGEAGNPKCGDIMKIYLKVNPDTQIIEDVKFKTFGCASAIASSSMATDMIKGRTIEDAWNLTNNAVAEALDGLPPIKMHCSVLAEEAIHTALNDYRAKHGMNLIPMEHHED
- a CDS encoding Rrf2 family transcriptional regulator — its product is MKRDDLLKLSTMARYGLRAMSYLSVKENESPICVNDIASCQNIPVTFLEQILVKLRRGGLLESVRGAQGGYKLAKNSSEITISEILCALNEPVIWGECQTEKGCENVLTCPTFNLWQRVKSAVDNILMSTTLDEITREEICNNSEREAIHNKALSRKNKEE
- a CDS encoding leukocidin family pore-forming toxin; translated protein: MEKFFTTYRAVMAHCCTIHFLSCHVSRLRGGGSFLIDDITPEPTPEPTPTPESPDVTPVNPDNPETKNELAEKLLSYSDVYRLQEFIRGSSKAKKGDILLWHKQEGEDFSAELNNESYISRLNDALNNGAIIAFIDIQAQYIDKLTDSLDLDLSPYLPDNATEQEKQAAEDFYSVAIRIPSEDIMPLNSDDIEDVWDTYEYFGSDLFYSQDIMTITYTSGDETFTLNPAESELDSTDLEIIYTSGDYEVLSGDIILSTDPNPIDYNYVDDTAEDFLEWAEALDSLKAYNELVSSDNNIRTAKKIRISDSASAVFPGYSYTFKPIMHVTPRKYYFTRRVAKGETFFTYNREYKAWHRDTSMVFNIIPVHNFNDGSDYYIVKVTGETNPSQQYAHLSETAGGAILDGLGTDKLSALQFLANDTILGYNWIIEYSAQFRAGNTPVGTVSKAAPRTLNKETKKTNGETFQIDGGITGGGSAKDGAKGEISIKPSYKWESKVEYTVTDYECSSRSGGSTASWVWNFQRPEDGKRGPYATWLKDVPTSGRSSIALNSEFVVTVTKAEWQKNPQLKLYVNFKTNEGATEGHTNKYYTKWGRRDYDYAWEKNNNSEYTIPRPAHIAVTQAKFNYTATPASGHTQVVELLSELDWTATANAGWIHLTTSDNNKKTENGLESVSGSATGRNKKQVMISVDSVTDGKDRGGKIIFKASDGETCTVEILQAGK
- the secA gene encoding preprotein translocase subunit SecA, whose translation is MFSSIKKILGLDPNDRALKTYNGFVDIINSYADNIKSKSDDELKARANELKSHALDSPDALNDILPEVFAIVREVSQRTINLRHYDVQLIGGMALHDGRIAEMKTGEGKTLAATLAVVLNAFKGEGVHLVTVNDYLAKRDAEWMSPIYNFLGLNVGVIYPYMPNEERLAAYKADITYGTNSEFGFDYLRDNMVLRLDEKVQRGHNFCIVDEVDSILIDEARTPLIISGASDDDTSLYVKADSAARYLKEGRDFEKDEKERSISMTESGIQNCEQYLKIPGLFSELAHSDLAHRVVQALKAHTLYKRDIDYVVKDGEVIIVDEFTGRLMIGRRYSEGLHQAIEAKERVKIGRESQTLATITLQNYFRMYHKLAGMTGTAATEAEEFKEIYGLQVVTIPTHKKMIRVDYPDVIFATEQEKYSAVTDEVEECHKRGQPVLVGTTSIENSERVSKLLKARKIPHHVLNAKYHEQEALIIAQAGREGAVTVATNMAGRGTDIMLGGNPPDLAEHDRVVKNGGLAIIGTERHESRRIDNQLRGRSGRQGDPGASRFYLSLEDNLLRLFGSDRIQPLMGKLGMKNGEAIESSMLTRIIENSQKKVEELHFDIRKQLLAYDNVMNQQREAIYAEREAILTTPPEEMPGYGWDIFEGVINGILDKYFPDNSNCEPDRAAAKLKSVFGAGSEKNIASVDNRLDMEGMKGEIIDGIKSRYDSKVEEFKTYDSRMAAEIISGTLLYILDEDWREHLTSMDELRRGIGLRAIGQKDPLIEYQFESYNLFQDMTERVKLTFCERLLRSRVLSTPEQHRIEAEKLEFSKPEFTQTPQKNNILPGKKEKIGRNDPCPCGSGKKYKYCHGRGL